A single Phalacrocorax aristotelis chromosome 18, bGulAri2.1, whole genome shotgun sequence DNA region contains:
- the PEX12 gene encoding peroxisome assembly protein 12 isoform X2 codes for MAELGAHLTTASAGDDRPSIFEVVAQDSLMAAVRPALRHLVKWFDEIYVLLDLLLQQHYLARCSASFSENFYSLKRIPIGDCRQQPLATAGLPKRQHWKSLLLLVLIPYLKGKLEKLVSSLREEDEYSIHPPSSSWKRFYRAFLAAYPFVNMTWEGWFLIQQLCYILGKAQHHSPILRLAGVCLVRLTLEDIEALEKKSAGATSSQTHSIKAQVQSAVRKALGGIAFSLSTGLSISMFFLQFLDWWYSSENQETIKSLTALPTPPPPVHLDHGAGSVLLPKLKTVCPLCRRIRVNATALSTSGFVFCYRCAYSYVKTHQRCPITGYATELQHLVKLYSPES; via the exons ATGGCGGAGCTGGGAGCCCACCTTACGACAGCCTCCGCCGGCGACGACCGGCCCTCCATCTTCGAGGTGGTGGCCCAGGACAGCCTCATGGCCGCCGTGAGACCCGCCCTGCGGCACCTGGTCAAG TGGTTTGATGAAATCTATGTCCTTCTGGAtcttctgctccagcagcactaTCTGGCCAGGTGCAGCGCctccttttctgaaaacttctATAGCTTAAAGAGGATACCGATAGGAGATTGCCGACAGCAACCTCTGGCCACTGCTGGCCTGCCAAAGAGGCAGCACTGGAAGTCTCTCCTCTTGCTGGTTCTTATTCCTTACCtaaaaggaaagctggagaAATTGGTGTCCAGCCTGAGGGAAGAGGATGAGTATTCCATCCACCCTCCATCGTCATCCTGGAAGCGCTTTTACAGAGCCTTTCTAGCTGCCTACCCCTTTGTAAACATGACCTGGGAGGGCTGGTTTCTTATCCAGCAACTGTGCTATATCCTCGGGAAAGCTCAGCATCATTCACCCATCCTGCGGCTGGCTGGTGTTTGCCTGGTCAGACTGACCCTGGAGGATATCGAGGCCCTGGAGAAGAAGTCGGCTGGAGCCACCTCAAGTCAGACACACAG CATTAAAGCACAAGTGCAGTCAGCAGTGAGGAAAGCTTTGGGTGGCATTGCTTTCTCCCTGTCCACCGGGCTGTCCATCAGCATGTTCTTCCTCCAGTTCCTGGACTGGTGGTACTCCTCAGAAAACCAGGAGACCATCAAATCTCTGACAGCGCTCCCTACTCCTCCACCCCCCGTGCACCTCGACCACGGGGCCGGCTCAGTACTCTTACCCAAACTGAAGACCGTGTGCCCTCTGTGCCGCCGAATCCGCGTCAATGCCACGGCCCTCTCCACGTCTGGCTTTGTGTTTTGCTACCGCTGTGCGTACAGTTATGTCAAGACTCACCAGCGCTGCCCGATCACAGGCTACGCCACGGAGCTGCAGCACCTCGTCAAACTGTACTCTCCTGAGAGCTGA
- the PEX12 gene encoding peroxisome assembly protein 12 isoform X1 codes for MAELGAHLTTASAGDDRPSIFEVVAQDSLMAAVRPALRHLVKVLAESNPGRYGFLWQWFDEIYVLLDLLLQQHYLARCSASFSENFYSLKRIPIGDCRQQPLATAGLPKRQHWKSLLLLVLIPYLKGKLEKLVSSLREEDEYSIHPPSSSWKRFYRAFLAAYPFVNMTWEGWFLIQQLCYILGKAQHHSPILRLAGVCLVRLTLEDIEALEKKSAGATSSQTHSIKAQVQSAVRKALGGIAFSLSTGLSISMFFLQFLDWWYSSENQETIKSLTALPTPPPPVHLDHGAGSVLLPKLKTVCPLCRRIRVNATALSTSGFVFCYRCAYSYVKTHQRCPITGYATELQHLVKLYSPES; via the exons ATGGCGGAGCTGGGAGCCCACCTTACGACAGCCTCCGCCGGCGACGACCGGCCCTCCATCTTCGAGGTGGTGGCCCAGGACAGCCTCATGGCCGCCGTGAGACCCGCCCTGCGGCACCTGGTCAAG GTCCTTGCTGAGTCTAATCCTGGCCGATATGGCTTCCTCTGGCAGTGGTTTGATGAAATCTATGTCCTTCTGGAtcttctgctccagcagcactaTCTGGCCAGGTGCAGCGCctccttttctgaaaacttctATAGCTTAAAGAGGATACCGATAGGAGATTGCCGACAGCAACCTCTGGCCACTGCTGGCCTGCCAAAGAGGCAGCACTGGAAGTCTCTCCTCTTGCTGGTTCTTATTCCTTACCtaaaaggaaagctggagaAATTGGTGTCCAGCCTGAGGGAAGAGGATGAGTATTCCATCCACCCTCCATCGTCATCCTGGAAGCGCTTTTACAGAGCCTTTCTAGCTGCCTACCCCTTTGTAAACATGACCTGGGAGGGCTGGTTTCTTATCCAGCAACTGTGCTATATCCTCGGGAAAGCTCAGCATCATTCACCCATCCTGCGGCTGGCTGGTGTTTGCCTGGTCAGACTGACCCTGGAGGATATCGAGGCCCTGGAGAAGAAGTCGGCTGGAGCCACCTCAAGTCAGACACACAG CATTAAAGCACAAGTGCAGTCAGCAGTGAGGAAAGCTTTGGGTGGCATTGCTTTCTCCCTGTCCACCGGGCTGTCCATCAGCATGTTCTTCCTCCAGTTCCTGGACTGGTGGTACTCCTCAGAAAACCAGGAGACCATCAAATCTCTGACAGCGCTCCCTACTCCTCCACCCCCCGTGCACCTCGACCACGGGGCCGGCTCAGTACTCTTACCCAAACTGAAGACCGTGTGCCCTCTGTGCCGCCGAATCCGCGTCAATGCCACGGCCCTCTCCACGTCTGGCTTTGTGTTTTGCTACCGCTGTGCGTACAGTTATGTCAAGACTCACCAGCGCTGCCCGATCACAGGCTACGCCACGGAGCTGCAGCACCTCGTCAAACTGTACTCTCCTGAGAGCTGA